Part of the Planococcus plakortidis genome is shown below.
GGAAAGTCACCATATAGGCTTTGCTGCCGATAAAGCGGACCGAATAGATGCGTTCACCCGGCGCCAAGTTTTCCACTGAACCGGCCTGTTCCAATTGTTCATCCAAAATGAATAAATGGTTTTTCGGTTCGGAAGCCGGTGCCCAGGCAACCCCTTCAGTTGTCGCCAAGCGGAAATGGCCTTCGAATTCATCCATGGAAAACTGGTTCAACAAGGCTCCCTGGACACGGGCCGAAGCGATGAATTCCACCGAGATGCCGTCCAATCCGAATTTGAAGATTTCCGTATCCGCTTGCTGCGGTACCCAAAGTGCCGTGTCCTCAAACTCCCCTTCAGCCGTCTCGAAAGCGGAAGCAGTCAAATAGAGATGCTGCTCGTTCATGTAAAGCTGCTCATTGCCGCCCAGAAAGCCTTTGGTGGAAATTTCATTGGAACCGGGCGTATCCAGGTTGATGGAGGCAATGACGCTATAGCTTCCTTCCATCGTTCCTGGCAGGATGGTCAAGTCTTCGTATGGCAAGGGTCCAAGCTCTCCGCCATCCTTGGAATCGAACAGCCTTGGCCGCAGCTCCATATTCGGCTGCTCCTCCAATATCCAGTAGTTCGGGAACACGTTGCTGACATAACGGAGGATGCCACCCGAAAACCTCGCATTATTGAATGTACCTTCGTTGCCGAATTCACGGATCAGTTGAGGATTGCCAGGCGAAGCTACATCGTAGAGAGAGACGACCGTGATGCCGGAGTATGGCATGAAGCTTTCCATTTCCGCATCCGCTTCGGTTCCCATGAGCGAAAAGCGGCTTGAAATGACAGCAAGCGTATCGCCCGATAGGAATAATCTTTCGGGATACATTTCCCCGTCGAACTCCAGGGCTGCCGCAAGTTCCATATTTCCAGGGTCCCTGATGTCGGAAATCATCACGCGCGATTCACTGATGGAATATAAATAATCGCCGTCCGTTTGCACAATATCCCCTTCATCAACGCCTTCGACTTGGTTATTGGTCGTCGAATGGTCGCCGCCCCCCATTCCTCCCGATTCGCCTGAAGCGCTGTCTTCCGCTTCATCGACCCCTTCACCGAAACCTCTGTAGAACGGGTTATCTTTTTGCAATTTGAGCAGGCGGGTAAAATAAGTACGCAGCTCTTCTTTCCCGGCCAAATTCTGGACTTCGTCTTGTATCGTGAACTCGAGCTGGTTTGTCGACAGGGTTTTCAGGAAGCTGCTGGCTAAAGCGGATTTGGTGACATGAAGCGTATAATCCCCACTTTCGATGTCCGGAACTTCAAGTGTCCGGCCGCCATTCGCCAACTGCATATCCATCTCGAGCTTTTGGCCATCCGCATCCGTAAGATAAACGGCACCTTTCTCGATTGCATCCATATCGAGCGGCGCTGAGAAGTTCGCCCGCCATCCCGATTCCGATAACGCTGTGGACGAACCGCTGATTGCCACATTTTCCGTCAGCAAGGCAAATGCTGTGCCGGAAAACACCAAAAGAATCGCTGCGATCCACCAAGCTTTGCTCCATTTCACGAAAACCACGACCTTTCCCGTGCCATTTATCCATTAGACCTCTCACGGTTCGAAAAAGTTACAAGCTGTTTTCAACCAGATGCATGAATTTCGTTGAAAATTTCCTGGAAGCGCTCGAATGGCTCTTCCGTATTGCCGCCTCCTTGCGCAAGCGCAGGTGTCCCGCCTCCCTTGCCGTCCGTTTCAGCCAACAAGCGCTTCAAGGTCTCCCGCATGTCGGCAGCAGATTCAGCGCCACGGGCACATACAAACCGGATACGGCCTTCTGCCTGTGCTGCGAACAATATACAGGCAGCGGGGTGTTCTTCAGTGGCCAGGCGCGCCAGCTGCTGCAATTCCTTGACTGGCCGGTCGCCGAAATTCCGGATGGCCATGCCGTTTTCGGGTGTCAAGGTCTTGGCTTCTGCCAACAGAAGCTGTTTTTTCAATTCCATAATTTCCTTGTCGGCTGCCGCCTTTTCTGACAGCAGGACATCTGCAGCCTGCACCAGTTCAGCGAGCGGGGCATTCAGCTTCCCGATCAATGCATCGCTCGTGTCGCTCAACTTGCCGAAATGTCCAAGCGCACGTTCACCGCATAGGAAATAAAGCCTTGTGCCGCCTTTCGCTTTTTCCGTGCCAATGATTTTCAATAGCCCGATGCCCGCGGTATTGTCAGGATGGGTGCCGCCGCATGCGTTCAAATCGATGCCATCCATTTCCACCAGGCGAATGTCCCCACTAACTGCGGGCGGCTTACGAAGATCCAATTGCGCGAGCTGATCTTCATTTACCCAACGTGTCCGGATCGGCAAATGGCGGCTAATGATCCGATTTGCTTCGAGTTCCACTTGCCGCAAGGTTTCCCGGTCGATTGACGCCTTATGCAAATCGATCGACACCCGCTCTTGCCCGAGGTGGAAACTGGTAGTCCGGTAGCCGTGGCGATCTTCCAGTAAAGCGCTTAAAAGGTGCTGCCCCGCATGCTGCTGCATATGCTCCCATCTTTTCTGCCAATCCAGCTTTGCTTGATATCGGCCGGGCTCAAGCTGCCGGTCCAGATAATGCCGGATCTCCCCGGCCTGGTTTTGGACATCCAGTACGGGGGCTGTGCCAATCATTCCCTGGTCTGCGGGCTGCCCTCCCCCTTCCGGATAAAAGCAGGTCTGGTCGAGCACTACATACTGGCCGCGCCCATCATTTGCCGACTCGGTGACTTGTACCGTCGTTTCCTTTAAATAAGCATCTTCGTAATATAGTTTCCTGGTCATATGAGCACTCCTTTTCACTGAATTGCGCAGCGAGTTTACTGCCCCTCTATAAGTGGAATGGTTGAGTAATGATGAAGAATGGAGGACTTACGCATGGCCGGATTCACGCATTCCGTATTATTGTATAATGCACAGGCAGGCGCGTCCACGCTTGATGCGGTCATGGGCTTGGCCGTACCGCAACTCGCCGCAGCTTCGAAGACATTGGAACTGATCAAGACCGATTCCCCGGAAGAAATGGAATCGGCCTGTCGCTCTGCCGCTGGACGCGCAGACGCATTATTTGTCGCAGGCGGCGACGGCACAGTCCATTTAGCGGCACGCGCACTCAGCACAATCGACAATCCGCCGCCTCTCGGAATCTTGCCGAGCGGGACGTGCAACGATTTTGCGCGCACGATGAATATCCCTTTATACCTCGATGAAGCCGCAAGAAGCTTGAGCCAAGGGAAACTGGAGCAAGTCGACACGGCCACTCTCAATGAAGGAACGTTCCTGAATTTTGCCGGCATCGGCCTGATTACAGACGCTTCCTTCAATATCGCCCCCGACTTAAAGGAGCGTTATGGCAAACTCAGCTATTTCATGAGCGCGATGCAGACGATGAGGCAGGCAGAGCCGTTTAAGGTATCCATGTCGATCGACGGCCAATCGTATGAAGAAGAAGCCGTGTTGGTATTAGCGATGAACGGGAAATCCATCGGCACCCATTTGTTTCCGATGCAGAGCATCGACCCGGCTGATGGGCTTTTGGATGTATTCATCATCCAAAGCTCGTCGTTCGCCGCGATACGCGAATGGTTTTCCCTATCAAAACCGGACCTTACTGCGGAAGATCTCGAGCATATCATCCATCTACAAGGGCGGGACATCGAGATCCATACGGAGGCTTCGATGGATGTCGATACAGACGGCGAAATCTACATGAAGACGCCAGCTTCGATTCGTGTCCAACCGGGAAAGCTCAATTTGCTTGTGCCGAACGAAGAAGATATTTTCACATGAAAAACCACCGGAGTGATCCGGTGGTTCAAGCGGGCGGGGACATGCCCGCTCTTTTTTTATGCACAGACCAATCAGCCGAATGGCCAGGCAGGCAACATGCGATTCAATTCCTTGTCCTGACGCTTTCCGAGCACATACTCTGCCTGCATGAGCGTATGGATCTCCCGGGTGCCTTCA
Proteins encoded:
- a CDS encoding beta-propeller domain-containing protein encodes the protein MKWSKAWWIAAILLVFSGTAFALLTENVAISGSSTALSESGWRANFSAPLDMDAIEKGAVYLTDADGQKLEMDMQLANGGRTLEVPDIESGDYTLHVTKSALASSFLKTLSTNQLEFTIQDEVQNLAGKEELRTYFTRLLKLQKDNPFYRGFGEGVDEAEDSASGESGGMGGGDHSTTNNQVEGVDEGDIVQTDGDYLYSISESRVMISDIRDPGNMELAAALEFDGEMYPERLFLSGDTLAVISSRFSLMGTEADAEMESFMPYSGITVVSLYDVASPGNPQLIREFGNEGTFNNARFSGGILRYVSNVFPNYWILEEQPNMELRPRLFDSKDGGELGPLPYEDLTILPGTMEGSYSVIASINLDTPGSNEISTKGFLGGNEQLYMNEQHLYLTASAFETAEGEFEDTALWVPQQADTEIFKFGLDGISVEFIASARVQGALLNQFSMDEFEGHFRLATTEGVAWAPASEPKNHLFILDEQLEQAGSVENLAPGERIYSVRFIGSKAYMVTFRETDPLFAIDVSDPAAPEVLGELKIPGFSNYLHPLDENHLIGFGYDTKIEPVKGGGEPRIVTGGMKLSLFDVSDMGDPQETDTEIIGGPGTYSALQYDHKALFRHEQKNLFGFPVSIYVGDGTEYIEFQAEGALVYSITPQGIELSADLTEPASQPYEDWNTSVQRLVYAKDALYTVANAEITSYHLADFEALGTLPLQ
- a CDS encoding alanyl-tRNA editing protein, with the protein product MKRSAHMTRKLYYEDAYLKETTVQVTESANDGRGQYVVLDQTCFYPEGGGQPADQGMIGTAPVLDVQNQAGEIRHYLDRQLEPGRYQAKLDWQKRWEHMQQHAGQHLLSALLEDRHGYRTTSFHLGQERVSIDLHKASIDRETLRQVELEANRIISRHLPIRTRWVNEDQLAQLDLRKPPAVSGDIRLVEMDGIDLNACGGTHPDNTAGIGLLKIIGTEKAKGGTRLYFLCGERALGHFGKLSDTSDALIGKLNAPLAELVQAADVLLSEKAAADKEIMELKKQLLLAEAKTLTPENGMAIRNFGDRPVKELQQLARLATEEHPAACILFAAQAEGRIRFVCARGAESAADMRETLKRLLAETDGKGGGTPALAQGGGNTEEPFERFQEIFNEIHASG
- a CDS encoding diacylglycerol/lipid kinase family protein, whose product is MAGFTHSVLLYNAQAGASTLDAVMGLAVPQLAAASKTLELIKTDSPEEMESACRSAAGRADALFVAGGDGTVHLAARALSTIDNPPPLGILPSGTCNDFARTMNIPLYLDEAARSLSQGKLEQVDTATLNEGTFLNFAGIGLITDASFNIAPDLKERYGKLSYFMSAMQTMRQAEPFKVSMSIDGQSYEEEAVLVLAMNGKSIGTHLFPMQSIDPADGLLDVFIIQSSSFAAIREWFSLSKPDLTAEDLEHIIHLQGRDIEIHTEASMDVDTDGEIYMKTPASIRVQPGKLNLLVPNEEDIFT